One part of the Rothia sp. ZJ932 genome encodes these proteins:
- a CDS encoding cation-translocating P-type ATPase encodes MPPLESFSTTPATTRIVNVSVGGMTCASCVGRVERKLRKLEGVDASVNLPLESARVIAPQGISDEVLIETIEKAGYTAQLKTDQQPAEVDTTSLHSPEMLKKRIWVAALFALPVFAITMFAPLQFAHWGWVVALLALPVVTWASWPFHRSAAINARHFSGTMDTLVSLGVISAYLFSAANLFLDPMVTAHAGHAGMTDMSAHDHNLYFDSSTMVALFLLLGRYIEARTQRRSSQALRNLLDLGAKEATLIQDDKEIRIPVKDLLPGDVFSVRPGEKIATDGVVKTGTSAVDESLLTGESVPIEVAPGSQVTGATVNTSGALTVEATRVGAETALAQMGHLVAEAQSSKAPIARLADRISSIFVPVVLVLALLTLVGWLVVTGDVSRAFVAAVSVLVIACPCALGLATPTALLAGTGRGSQLGILIKSAQVLEDTRKVSTMVLDKTGTVTTGDLEVMAVYPFATDADMHLDVLVPAAAVEHHSEHPLARAIAAAGAHTSALPQVSDFKSFAGGGISGTLADGRAVLVGKPSFLTEQGVALTSTQKELLHKQETGGLTTVAVAVANQAVGLICLQDTPKNGAAAAIAEIKKLGITPVLLTGDARAVAEAVASQVGIEPGNVYAQVTPQEKVERVRALQGEGASVAMVGDGVNDAAALAQADLGIAMGSGTDVAMEAADMTLMRSELESVPTALKLSKATLKLIKSNLFWAFAYNTVAIPVAAAGLLNPMIAGAAMAFSSVFVVLNSMRLTVWKP; translated from the coding sequence GTGCCTCCCCTTGAGAGTTTCTCTACCACGCCCGCTACTACCCGCATCGTGAATGTGAGCGTTGGCGGCATGACCTGCGCTTCATGTGTTGGTCGTGTTGAGCGTAAGTTGCGAAAACTTGAGGGGGTGGACGCATCCGTCAACCTGCCCTTGGAATCAGCGCGGGTAATTGCCCCGCAAGGCATCAGCGACGAGGTGCTGATTGAAACCATTGAAAAGGCAGGTTATACGGCGCAGCTGAAAACTGACCAGCAGCCCGCTGAGGTTGATACAACATCTTTGCATTCGCCCGAGATGTTGAAAAAACGCATCTGGGTGGCTGCGCTTTTCGCACTGCCGGTTTTTGCGATTACCATGTTCGCTCCCCTGCAATTTGCTCATTGGGGGTGGGTAGTTGCGCTCTTGGCGCTGCCGGTGGTGACCTGGGCGTCGTGGCCTTTTCACCGTTCGGCAGCTATTAACGCCCGGCATTTTTCGGGCACTATGGACACCCTCGTTTCTTTGGGCGTCATTTCTGCTTACCTTTTCTCTGCTGCCAATCTTTTCTTAGACCCTATGGTGACCGCTCATGCGGGGCACGCGGGTATGACGGATATGAGCGCGCACGACCACAATCTTTACTTTGATTCATCGACCATGGTGGCGTTGTTTTTGCTGCTGGGCCGCTACATTGAGGCGCGGACGCAGCGACGTTCTTCGCAGGCGCTTCGCAACCTGCTAGATCTGGGAGCAAAAGAAGCAACCCTTATACAGGATGATAAAGAGATTCGGATTCCCGTGAAAGATCTTCTGCCGGGGGATGTTTTCTCGGTGCGTCCGGGTGAGAAAATCGCAACGGACGGTGTGGTGAAAACAGGCACCTCTGCGGTTGATGAGTCTTTACTGACGGGTGAGTCTGTTCCCATTGAGGTTGCTCCGGGTAGTCAGGTCACGGGTGCCACCGTAAACACTTCGGGCGCGCTAACCGTTGAGGCAACTCGTGTGGGTGCTGAAACTGCCCTGGCGCAGATGGGTCATTTGGTGGCTGAGGCGCAGTCGTCGAAGGCTCCTATTGCGCGTTTGGCTGACAGGATTTCTTCAATTTTTGTTCCGGTAGTTTTGGTGCTTGCTCTACTGACCCTGGTGGGGTGGCTGGTAGTAACCGGTGATGTTTCGCGTGCTTTTGTGGCGGCAGTGTCGGTACTGGTCATTGCTTGCCCGTGTGCTCTGGGCTTGGCAACCCCTACAGCTCTCTTGGCGGGTACAGGGCGGGGTTCGCAGTTGGGCATTCTTATTAAAAGCGCCCAGGTTCTTGAAGATACCCGCAAGGTATCAACGATGGTGCTCGATAAAACGGGTACGGTCACCACCGGCGACCTTGAAGTCATGGCTGTGTACCCCTTTGCTACAGATGCTGATATGCATCTTGATGTTTTAGTACCGGCTGCCGCTGTTGAGCACCACAGCGAACACCCTCTTGCCCGTGCGATTGCGGCGGCGGGGGCTCACACGTCCGCCCTGCCACAGGTCAGCGATTTCAAGTCTTTTGCCGGTGGTGGCATCAGCGGAACGCTGGCAGATGGACGCGCGGTGCTGGTGGGCAAACCCAGTTTTTTGACAGAACAGGGGGTAGCACTCACAAGCACCCAGAAGGAGCTACTGCACAAGCAAGAAACCGGCGGACTGACAACCGTTGCCGTGGCGGTGGCGAATCAGGCGGTGGGTCTAATTTGTCTGCAAGATACCCCCAAGAATGGTGCCGCGGCGGCGATTGCCGAGATTAAGAAGCTGGGTATTACCCCCGTGCTACTGACCGGGGATGCGCGCGCTGTGGCAGAGGCAGTTGCCTCCCAGGTGGGTATCGAACCGGGCAACGTGTATGCGCAGGTGACCCCGCAAGAGAAGGTAGAGCGGGTGCGCGCCCTGCAAGGTGAAGGTGCCAGCGTGGCGATGGTGGGTGATGGTGTTAACGACGCAGCAGCTCTGGCACAGGCTGATCTGGGCATCGCGATGGGTTCAGGCACCGACGTTGCAATGGAAGCTGCCGATATGACCCTGATGCGCTCAGAATTAGAGTCTGTGCCCACCGCTCTCAAGCTCTCCAAAGCCACCCTTAAACTCATCAAATCCAACCTCTTTTGGGCTTTTGCCTACAATACGGTGGCGATTCCGGTGGCGGCGGCAGGTTTGCTCAACCCCATGATTGCGGGGGCTGCTATGGCGTTCAGCTCGGTGTTCGTGGTGCTTAACTCCATGCGCCTGACGGTGTGGAAGCCCTAA
- a CDS encoding Asp23/Gls24 family envelope stress response protein, with protein MTEAQTVQGRTIVTEATAEKMVGILLSDFPGVKSLGSPMGRVMGTVLSLFDNKHPEKQGVTAKYERGRFQILVRINTSAGHLPHDVAYSVGETIFEHIEQLTGTGVSAVTVEVASVEVGSIDDLPAGSSSGAGASAPTTNNPDKNLTITYTTGAYEDVATSLIAAAYGVADDEVTTRVSERTQGLAISAKTPLAQRLLGNNPKFSQQDFENGSEALTRTINTHIESASPHLTAHLERLLGRTVESLSCEVSSLHSTTGGA; from the coding sequence GTGACTGAAGCTCAAACAGTGCAAGGACGCACCATCGTTACCGAGGCAACCGCTGAAAAGATGGTCGGTATTCTTCTGAGCGATTTTCCCGGCGTGAAATCACTGGGCAGCCCCATGGGGCGTGTAATGGGCACGGTTCTTTCTCTCTTTGATAATAAGCACCCCGAAAAACAGGGTGTAACCGCCAAGTACGAGCGTGGGCGTTTTCAGATTCTTGTGCGCATCAACACCAGTGCGGGGCACCTTCCACACGATGTTGCTTACTCTGTCGGCGAGACCATTTTTGAACACATAGAACAGCTCACCGGCACCGGTGTCTCAGCTGTTACCGTCGAAGTTGCCAGCGTTGAGGTGGGGTCTATAGATGATCTTCCCGCCGGTTCGTCTTCGGGCGCAGGCGCGTCCGCACCGACAACCAACAACCCCGATAAAAACCTGACGATTACCTACACCACCGGTGCCTACGAAGACGTCGCCACCTCTCTCATTGCCGCCGCCTACGGGGTTGCCGATGACGAGGTAACTACGCGCGTCAGCGAACGGACGCAGGGGCTTGCGATTTCAGCAAAAACCCCCCTAGCGCAACGCCTACTGGGCAATAACCCCAAGTTTAGCCAGCAAGATTTTGAGAACGGGTCAGAGGCCCTCACCCGCACCATCAACACCCACATTGAAAGCGCATCCCCACACCTCACCGCTCATCTCGAGAGACTTCTCGGGCGCACGGTGGAGTCACTTTCCTGTGAGGTATCTTCGCTACACTCCACTACAGGGGGTGCATAA
- a CDS encoding PLP-dependent aminotransferase family protein, with protein MSRSSGPAELPLAISRDVPESIPTQLAEQLRAHILAGTLAPADALPSTRALAARLDIARGSVVAAYEQLSAEGYLETSKGGTRVTKNLKLQEVLGARSGGTQPGHLPRSQQVMLSNGEPLVAGGGVRPPRPPVPPRNRTINLTPGSPDTSLLASTAWRASWRVAAAEPTANYGASGSPALQYQLAEHLRTMRHTVCAPHEIMVTAGARDGFRLLLSSLRTQRRERPLRIAVENPGYPSLYQIPAVFGHEIIPVRVDQHGLDPASLPAEAPDLVLVAPSHQYPLGASMPVTRRLELLDWARENNAYIVEDDYDSELRYVGDALPALTALSRQHPDDRTIMLGSFSKTLTPALGLGFMLAPVSLHTDILRLRRVMGNPVSALTQDAATHFFARGGAHRHIARMRRVYRQRRETLVTALAQSRLPDWVNVLPMDGGLHLVLEFTGVYASAGYETLVCETLMRSGVEVAALGDYWAHAALTSRSLPPTGTDVPSDAQRTFGVVLGFGVEAPHRLQAAAQKMTQVLDSMGVA; from the coding sequence ATGTCCCGCTCTTCCGGCCCCGCCGAATTACCGCTTGCCATCAGCCGTGATGTGCCTGAGTCGATTCCTACCCAGCTCGCTGAACAGCTGCGCGCTCACATTCTGGCGGGAACCCTCGCCCCTGCGGACGCGCTGCCCTCAACCCGCGCGCTGGCGGCACGGCTTGATATTGCCCGTGGGTCGGTGGTTGCTGCCTATGAGCAGCTTTCCGCTGAGGGGTACCTTGAAACATCTAAAGGTGGCACCCGCGTTACCAAAAACTTGAAATTACAAGAAGTTCTTGGGGCTCGCTCAGGTGGGACTCAACCGGGGCACCTTCCTCGTAGCCAACAGGTGATGCTCTCAAACGGTGAGCCTTTAGTAGCGGGTGGGGGAGTGCGTCCGCCACGACCACCTGTACCGCCTAGAAATCGCACTATTAACCTCACTCCTGGCAGTCCCGATACTTCACTCTTGGCGAGTACTGCCTGGCGGGCGTCCTGGCGTGTCGCTGCCGCTGAACCCACCGCCAATTACGGTGCATCAGGTTCGCCCGCCCTGCAATATCAACTCGCTGAGCACCTGCGTACGATGCGCCACACGGTCTGCGCTCCGCACGAAATTATGGTGACTGCCGGTGCGCGTGACGGTTTTCGTTTGCTGTTGAGTTCTCTGCGAACCCAGCGCCGAGAGAGACCGCTGCGTATCGCGGTGGAGAACCCCGGCTACCCTTCGCTGTATCAGATTCCGGCGGTTTTTGGGCACGAGATCATACCTGTGAGGGTCGATCAGCACGGGCTTGACCCCGCTTCTTTGCCCGCTGAAGCTCCCGATCTTGTGCTGGTTGCCCCGAGTCACCAGTACCCGCTTGGAGCGTCGATGCCGGTCACCCGCCGCCTTGAACTGCTGGACTGGGCGCGGGAAAATAATGCCTACATCGTTGAAGATGATTACGATTCAGAACTGCGTTACGTGGGCGATGCCCTTCCGGCGCTCACTGCTCTTTCGCGGCAGCATCCTGATGATCGAACAATTATGCTGGGGTCTTTTTCTAAGACGCTGACCCCCGCTCTCGGTCTGGGGTTCATGCTGGCACCGGTGTCTCTTCACACTGATATTTTGCGGTTGCGGCGGGTCATGGGTAACCCTGTTTCAGCGTTGACGCAGGATGCCGCTACTCATTTCTTTGCTCGGGGTGGGGCGCATCGGCATATTGCGCGTATGCGCCGGGTCTACAGGCAACGCCGTGAAACCCTTGTGACTGCTCTGGCGCAGAGCCGGTTGCCTGACTGGGTGAATGTGCTCCCTATGGACGGCGGTCTTCACTTGGTTCTTGAGTTCACCGGTGTCTACGCTAGTGCAGGCTATGAGACGCTTGTCTGCGAAACTCTTATGCGAAGCGGGGTGGAGGTAGCGGCTTTGGGGGACTACTGGGCGCACGCTGCCCTCACCTCTCGCAGCCTGCCGCCAACTGGTACGGACGTGCCTTCTGATGCCCAGCGAACTTTTGGCGTAGTGCTGGGTTTCGGTGTTGAGGCGCCGCATCGTTTGCAAGCTGCTGCGCAGAAGATGACGCAAGTGCTCGATAGCATGGGTGTCGCCTGA
- a CDS encoding RNA polymerase sigma factor encodes MTSSTFAEYAGELTDALLSQRASNGDQAAFQALVRKHAPAMRAYAIRLTGTTADADDVLQETFIQAWKKLDTLEDHSKVRSWLMTLTSRKAIDLIRTRKSNVSIDSVAESHAKEQTPEQSAITGSQINALAHALETLPEQSREIWIMREIGGSSYQEIAELLGISPASVRGKLARARVKLVQEMEEWK; translated from the coding sequence ATGACGTCTTCTACTTTTGCGGAGTACGCCGGCGAATTAACCGACGCCCTGCTGAGCCAAAGAGCCAGTAACGGGGATCAAGCAGCGTTTCAAGCACTGGTACGTAAGCATGCACCCGCGATGCGCGCCTACGCCATTCGCCTTACCGGCACAACCGCAGATGCTGACGACGTTCTACAAGAAACCTTTATCCAAGCGTGGAAGAAACTCGACACCCTCGAAGACCACAGCAAAGTACGCAGCTGGCTCATGACCCTCACCAGCCGAAAAGCAATAGACCTCATTCGCACCCGCAAATCGAATGTTTCGATTGATTCTGTTGCAGAATCTCACGCAAAAGAGCAAACCCCCGAGCAGAGTGCTATCACCGGTTCCCAGATTAACGCTCTCGCCCACGCTCTTGAGACCCTGCCAGAGCAGTCCCGCGAGATTTGGATTATGCGTGAAATAGGTGGTTCGTCGTACCAGGAAATCGCCGAACTGCTGGGAATCTCACCCGCAAGCGTACGCGGAAAACTCGCCCGCGCACGCGTCAAACTAGTTCAGGAAATGGAGGAATGGAAGTGA
- a CDS encoding sigma-70 family RNA polymerase sigma factor: MTDRTLYPASQAVGATDEDQLKELIACTATGSEECFERMYDQLAPYIYSLVWRVTRDQSHAEEVTQEVFLEVWQKAPLFDPAKGSARSWVMVIAHRRAVDRVRSVQASYNRDMSQGTAEFQEVYEHVHETVNSHLEAEHVAQALASLPVEYTEVITLAYFGGLTQRDIAGALNVPLGTVKSRTRAGLLALRTALEGVYGEQ; the protein is encoded by the coding sequence ATGACAGACCGTACCCTGTACCCGGCATCTCAGGCGGTGGGCGCAACTGATGAGGATCAGTTGAAAGAGCTCATCGCCTGTACTGCTACGGGTAGTGAAGAGTGTTTTGAGCGGATGTACGATCAGCTTGCGCCTTATATTTATTCGCTGGTGTGGCGGGTCACGCGCGATCAGAGTCACGCTGAAGAGGTAACCCAAGAGGTATTTTTGGAGGTGTGGCAGAAGGCTCCGCTGTTTGACCCTGCGAAGGGTTCAGCGAGGTCGTGGGTGATGGTGATTGCCCATCGGCGCGCAGTTGACCGGGTGCGGTCGGTGCAGGCTTCTTACAACCGTGATATGTCTCAGGGCACTGCGGAATTTCAAGAGGTGTATGAGCACGTCCACGAGACGGTGAACTCCCATCTTGAAGCTGAGCATGTGGCTCAAGCACTGGCGTCCTTGCCGGTGGAGTACACAGAAGTTATTACCCTTGCCTATTTTGGTGGTCTGACGCAACGCGATATTGCCGGGGCACTGAATGTTCCCTTGGGTACTGTTAAATCTAGAACGCGGGCGGGTTTGTTGGCGTTACGCACTGCTTTGGAGGGGGTTTACGGTGAGCAATAA
- a CDS encoding heavy-metal-associated domain-containing protein: protein MATTTVRATGLTCNHCALSVTEEVSEVEGVDEVTVDVVKDGESTITIEHTDPISETAVNAAIAEAGFEVVTN from the coding sequence ATGGCTACTACTACCGTTCGAGCAACCGGTCTGACCTGCAACCACTGCGCGCTGAGCGTTACCGAAGAGGTTTCTGAGGTTGAGGGTGTTGATGAGGTAACTGTTGACGTTGTCAAAGACGGCGAATCAACCATCACCATTGAGCACACTGACCCCATCAGCGAGACCGCAGTGAACGCTGCTATTGCTGAAGCTGGCTTTGAGGTTGTTACCAACTAG
- a CDS encoding anti-sigma factor domain-containing protein — MSNKFLSEDAAGYALNSLGGQERATFEAALDKPTREQVRDAQEVAATIGLGVMPLAPPAYLKAQLMQQVRSTPQVKPPAREDGASLPGAEDPSLSSAHLISPLDAPVSRAQRRAQERWSGTWRALTLVAAAAALVAGSWGFTQYQQLQDTRTQLTALKQQSAGTALVDQISMAEDVSLAKGNMDGSNVSVVYSPSHNMAAIATADLPPLPEGKAYMIWLYDAEGQIVGSGTLNDGSVGQVFTEMTGQDLSQVTDFGITVEDATATAPSDKPLMLDVMAQNN; from the coding sequence GTGAGCAATAAGTTCTTGAGTGAGGACGCGGCTGGTTACGCCCTGAATTCCCTGGGCGGGCAGGAGCGGGCGACTTTTGAGGCTGCCCTTGATAAGCCAACGCGGGAACAGGTGCGGGATGCCCAGGAGGTCGCGGCAACTATAGGTTTGGGGGTTATGCCCCTTGCTCCGCCCGCCTACCTCAAGGCGCAGCTCATGCAGCAGGTACGCAGCACACCGCAGGTTAAGCCCCCGGCTAGAGAGGACGGCGCGTCCCTACCCGGTGCAGAAGACCCCTCACTTTCATCAGCACATCTCATTTCGCCCCTTGATGCACCTGTTTCTCGCGCGCAGCGCCGAGCCCAGGAGCGCTGGAGTGGCACTTGGCGGGCGCTCACCCTCGTTGCGGCGGCAGCTGCCCTGGTTGCAGGTAGCTGGGGCTTCACCCAGTACCAGCAGTTGCAGGACACGCGCACCCAGCTAACTGCCCTGAAACAGCAGAGCGCAGGCACCGCATTAGTCGATCAAATCAGCATGGCTGAGGATGTTTCTCTCGCGAAAGGCAACATGGACGGCTCCAACGTTTCTGTGGTCTATTCCCCCTCGCACAATATGGCTGCCATCGCTACCGCTGACCTTCCCCCGCTACCGGAGGGAAAGGCTTACATGATCTGGCTCTACGATGCAGAGGGGCAGATTGTAGGCTCAGGCACGCTCAACGATGGGTCGGTGGGTCAGGTCTTCACCGAAATGACCGGGCAGGATCTCAGTCAGGTAACGGACTTCGGCATTACTGTTGAGGACGCAACTGCCACAGCCCCCAGCGACAAACCCCTGATGCTCGACGTCATGGCGCAGAACAACTAG
- a CDS encoding glycoside hydrolase family 15 protein: MASYIEDYALLSDMNTGALVSRAGSIDWFCAPRFDSGAVFAALLGERDSGRWLLAPLESVNPNPVEEIKIERSYRENTFVLQTVWSVGDASVRVTDFMPLAAGTSIVRNVEGLTGEVTMYNEFALRFDNGKTQPWVTRYEGVIDANGVPDPDESMLVGMAGPHALVFRGSPMPDGQPDQHAGTFTVTAGQNYVFTLSYFASNQNPPAPIDYPKALTYAEEQWSEWSSLYVDEVPEPTPTQSQPVVASEPEASTNPVPQVAPPATDVSVDAQSIEVTREVDSEVIEPSTQTISFEVDAATYEEFAQTSANPVVEEDDENAAFDAELREARLRSLLVLRALISRETGGLVASVTTSLPEVIGGKRNWDHRFAWLRDVAMAMDVTLAHGHERETAQLRNWMLRALANNPYKLHSVYGVAGEKDDLDRRLALTGYEGSQPVRSGNGSHSYFQGDALGQVLATFANLRRHGVGEDHLSWPLQQALLNSAVERIGEPDRSIWEMLGEPHVFTHSQAMLWAAFDAGVTAVTEHGMTGDAEVWAEARDRVAAEILEHGYNEEMNSFVQTYDGIHVDASLLQLAHIGFVAWDDPRMLGTVERIEAELMHSSGMIYRYINRDNIDGFEGQDNPHFGASLWLAEQYLRSGRTEDGRRLLRTVLDLSNDLGLMSSEYDFDLGRMSGNFPHVIPHIALIRAVEAL, translated from the coding sequence ATGGCTTCTTATATCGAGGACTACGCTCTGCTCTCAGATATGAACACCGGCGCTTTGGTTTCGCGTGCGGGTTCAATTGACTGGTTTTGCGCCCCGCGTTTCGACTCCGGCGCAGTATTCGCTGCCCTGCTGGGGGAGCGCGATAGCGGACGCTGGCTGCTTGCTCCGCTAGAGAGCGTCAATCCGAACCCAGTTGAAGAAATCAAGATTGAGCGTAGCTACCGCGAAAACACTTTCGTCCTGCAGACGGTGTGGTCTGTGGGGGACGCATCGGTGCGAGTCACCGACTTTATGCCGCTGGCTGCGGGCACCTCGATTGTGCGTAACGTGGAGGGTCTCACCGGTGAGGTCACCATGTACAACGAGTTCGCACTGCGTTTTGATAATGGCAAAACCCAGCCGTGGGTAACTCGTTATGAGGGCGTTATTGACGCTAACGGTGTGCCTGATCCTGATGAGTCGATGCTGGTGGGCATGGCTGGTCCGCACGCCCTGGTGTTCCGCGGCTCGCCGATGCCCGACGGTCAGCCTGACCAGCACGCTGGCACTTTTACCGTGACTGCCGGTCAGAACTACGTGTTCACCCTCTCTTACTTTGCATCTAACCAGAACCCGCCTGCGCCCATCGACTACCCCAAGGCACTGACCTACGCCGAAGAGCAGTGGAGCGAGTGGTCCTCGCTGTACGTTGATGAGGTTCCTGAACCCACACCCACGCAGTCCCAGCCGGTTGTTGCAAGCGAGCCGGAGGCATCCACGAATCCTGTGCCTCAGGTGGCACCACCTGCAACCGATGTAAGTGTCGATGCCCAAAGCATCGAGGTTACCCGCGAGGTTGACAGTGAAGTTATTGAACCCTCAACCCAGACCATCTCTTTTGAGGTGGACGCGGCAACCTACGAAGAGTTCGCTCAGACCAGCGCTAACCCCGTCGTTGAAGAAGACGATGAAAACGCTGCTTTTGACGCTGAATTGCGTGAGGCTCGCCTGCGCTCGCTGCTTGTGTTGCGCGCGCTGATTTCGCGTGAAACCGGTGGTTTGGTTGCTTCTGTGACTACTTCCCTCCCCGAGGTTATCGGCGGTAAGCGCAACTGGGATCACCGCTTCGCTTGGCTACGTGACGTTGCTATGGCAATGGACGTTACCCTAGCTCACGGTCACGAACGTGAAACCGCCCAGCTGCGTAACTGGATGCTGCGCGCGCTTGCTAACAACCCCTACAAGTTGCACTCGGTGTACGGTGTTGCTGGCGAGAAAGATGATCTTGACCGCCGCCTGGCTCTGACCGGTTATGAGGGGTCTCAGCCGGTGCGTTCGGGTAACGGTTCGCATTCCTATTTTCAGGGGGACGCGCTGGGTCAGGTGCTGGCTACTTTCGCGAATCTGCGCCGTCACGGCGTGGGAGAAGACCACCTCTCGTGGCCGCTGCAGCAGGCTCTTTTGAACTCTGCGGTGGAGCGTATTGGTGAACCTGACCGCTCAATTTGGGAGATGCTGGGTGAACCCCATGTATTTACTCACTCTCAGGCGATGCTGTGGGCTGCTTTTGATGCCGGTGTTACTGCGGTAACTGAGCACGGTATGACGGGGGACGCCGAGGTATGGGCTGAGGCTCGCGACCGCGTGGCGGCTGAGATTTTGGAGCACGGCTATAACGAAGAGATGAACTCTTTTGTGCAGACCTATGACGGTATACACGTTGATGCCTCCCTTTTGCAGCTCGCTCACATTGGGTTTGTGGCGTGGGATGATCCGCGCATGCTGGGCACAGTGGAGCGTATTGAAGCTGAACTGATGCATTCATCGGGCATGATTTACCGTTACATTAACCGTGATAATATCGATGGTTTCGAGGGGCAGGACAACCCACACTTTGGTGCTTCGCTGTGGCTTGCCGAGCAGTACCTGCGTTCTGGTCGCACCGAGGACGGTCGCCGTCTGCTGCGTACTGTTTTGGATCTTTCCAACGACTTGGGTTTGATGAGTTCTGAGTATGATTTTGACTTGGGACGCATGAGTGGCAACTTCCCGCACGTCATTCCACACATCGCGCTGATTCGCGCGGTGGAGGCACTCTAA
- a CDS encoding metal-sensitive transcriptional regulator, with the protein MSKRSTCDHQVHGYHSSKDAHLTRLRRVEGQVRGIQRMIENDTYCIDILTQVAAINKALHAVSTNLLEEHIRHCVVDAAITSEKTGDQSLIDEKIKEATDAITRMMRS; encoded by the coding sequence ATGAGCAAGAGAAGCACCTGCGACCACCAGGTTCACGGTTATCACAGTTCTAAGGACGCGCACCTTACGCGCCTGCGCCGGGTTGAAGGGCAGGTGCGCGGTATTCAGCGCATGATCGAAAACGACACGTACTGCATCGATATCCTCACCCAGGTTGCGGCTATTAATAAGGCGTTGCACGCGGTTTCTACCAACTTGCTGGAAGAGCACATTCGCCACTGCGTTGTTGATGCCGCTATCACCTCGGAGAAAACCGGCGATCAAAGTCTGATTGACGAGAAAATCAAAGAAGCCACCGACGCTATTACCCGCATGATGCGTAGCTAA
- a CDS encoding Asp23/Gls24 family envelope stress response protein, with protein sequence MNSNHIPLEDLSIWLDDEHSGIAGAEHQRRGKHIENCPTCTQRFEALQRLERATQELIDEDENTQTAHVGWVETLLENLILETKAGRAIPLTGDHPLDTLSVTEGAILSATRRAGESVSGVLVGKVRLHGDIETPDAEITLEMNISVRQNTAVPDAAQQVRARVLEEIDRTSELNLVAVDITVEDVHSPATELNAKPEEPPHA encoded by the coding sequence GTGAACAGCAATCACATCCCCCTTGAAGACCTGAGTATCTGGCTTGACGATGAGCACAGCGGTATCGCCGGTGCCGAGCACCAGCGCCGGGGCAAACACATTGAAAACTGCCCTACCTGCACTCAACGTTTTGAAGCTTTGCAGCGCTTAGAACGCGCCACCCAGGAACTCATCGATGAAGATGAGAACACCCAAACAGCACACGTTGGTTGGGTTGAAACTCTGCTGGAGAATCTTATTCTTGAGACGAAAGCGGGGCGCGCCATTCCGCTGACCGGCGATCACCCCCTCGACACGCTCAGCGTGACGGAGGGCGCTATTCTTTCTGCCACTCGCCGCGCCGGCGAGAGCGTCAGCGGCGTTCTAGTCGGCAAGGTTCGCCTGCACGGTGACATTGAGACCCCCGACGCCGAAATCACACTGGAAATGAATATTTCCGTCCGCCAAAACACCGCGGTGCCCGATGCGGCGCAGCAAGTGCGAGCGCGCGTCCTTGAAGAAATTGACCGTACGAGTGAGCTGAATCTTGTGGCTGTAGATATCACGGTTGAGGACGTCCACTCGCCGGCAACGGAGCTCAATGCTAAGCCCGAGGAGCCGCCTCATGCCTAA